CTGCTCTCATGTTAACCGTTATTTTAAGCCCTgatcttctcttcctctttctctcactcttctCAGTATGGATGGAGCCGACCTGTGTTTTGAAATTGTGAAGAGAGCTGATGCTGGGTTTGTGTATAGCGAAGCAGTGGCCAGGTAGGATACAGTCAgggaaagaacattttaaacattgacaggctcaaaataatgaaaaagatgGTAGATCCCCTAAATGATCTCCCAACTGACTGTGTCGGCTTTTTGTCCATCCAGCCATTACATGAGGCAGATTTTGGAGGCACTTCGGTACTGCCATGACAACAATGTGATTCATCGCGATGTAAAGGTGAGAATCTCTCCTGTGTGTCCCACTGAAATCACCAAATGTGTCACTTAACGTACACAAGTTAACTGAGGCTTAAAACCATAGTTAAAATGCTTTGTACCACAACTTCCCCTTTGACAATTCTCTTCAGCTGTGTAAAGATTTGCATCAACTTCTCGTGTGTCTTTtagcagaaacacatttttggtgtgtgttcagtgttttcacaaacCTGGAAGCCCCTCTAGTTTGCAAGCCAGTGCGTCATGCTGAGTTCAATCGCGTGTGAAATGCTCCCTCTGCAAGTCCTTTAAGTGTTCTTTTAGTCAGATTAACATCAAACAGTGATTCCAACAGGATTAGCCATCTAACACAGGTGACAAACACCACCAGATGGAGCAGTACTGAACCAGGCCTTTGATCCTCACACCAGTCCCCAGAGGGATCAACACAGccttgttttcagtgtttaaactaatagctgtgtgtgctgctgggTCAAACGGGGGTTAAATAGTAGTTGCACAttactgttgctgtttgtgtatgCTAACAATAGAtgggtagtttttttttttttttttttttaacacattcaaGACATTAGAGTCTAAGAGGACCTCAGACCAAGTTAAgctgacagaaacaacacatttatagGTCTGCATTTTTGTCTGtcaaagcatctttttttttaattcaaatagACATCAAAAGAGAGTAAAGAGTAAAATGTActtaacatttttcatcagaTACTTAAGCCattattacaaacacattacacacacttcTTTTAGAAACAATGTCGCACTCTCTGATGGGAAATACAGGCCATGTACTCTTAGAAAAGCTGTACTCACAGTAGTTACTGGACTGCATCACCtcacacattattttcacactcacatttgACGATAATTGAAACAACGATTCCCACTAAGCACTGACGTTCAGAAGCTAACACAGCAAGAACACCTAAGTATTTAAACAAAGCACAATGATTTTTTCAATGGTAGGCGATTTGTTTAGAAATGCTTAGTTCGTTTAACAGAGAATTGCCATGttagaaatgtcaaatttgtaTTTCCCCAGTCTTCAGGCTTACATTATTTGTCATCACTGTTGGCTTGCAGGTGGAACCGTGGTTAGTCCTGTACGGTGCAGGGTGGAGTTGATGACACAGATACTTGTTCTAGGGGTGACTGAGGGAGTGTTGGGTAAGGCCATAGGCACAGATGGTCGTCTGAACTCTGTAGTTGAGCTGTTAGATGTTGCGTCGTTTAGGAAGAGAAGCCGGTTGCCAAAGTGGTGCCCCAGTGCTTTGAGGGCGGTTTTGCGAACTGAGCCAGATAACAGGAAGTACATGACAGGATCCAAACAGCTATTGAAGGCAGAGAGTAACAGCATCACCTCATTGGTGCGATCCACACGGTGTAAGTAGTCACAAGGTTCCTTACCGCTGAGCTGGGCTGAGATGTAGACGGGTCGGAAGGCGTGGTAGGGCCCAAAGCAGACGGTGAACAGGAAGAGGACAAAGAAGGACTTCTTGGCAGTCCGTTTATATCTCTGTGCGTTGGGAAGGTCAGGCTTGTCCCTTGACACCCTCAACAACTGCAAAGCGATCTTTGCATAGGAGACCATCAGCATGGTGAAGACGAGCCAGAACAACGCCACTAGCCCTGCATTGAAGTAGGCTTTCCCTGTAGCTTTGCTGTTACGCTGCTTATACTGGAAGCATTTGTCActgctctctttgtcttctgcCATTGCGATCATGGGCACCAGCGCCACCAGTGACAGACCCCACAGAGCGCTGCATGCCACCCAGCTCCATGGACGACTGTGCCCCCACAGCGTCATCCTCATGCCTCTCCTCGCTCTGCCTTTCCCATTTATCCTCAAGTATCTGTCCAAGCTGATGAGCCCCAGCAATGTAATGCTTATGTACATGTTCATGTAGAACAGATTCCCAACAATCTTGCAGGCCACAGATCCCAGCACCCATTTGTTTCCATTAACATGGTAGAAAACCCTGAAAGGCAAACACGCCAGCAGGACCAGATCAGCCACAGCGCAGTTGATGAGGAAGACCCGCACAGAGTTACGGCTTTTATGTAGAAAAAGGAATACCCACAGGGCAAAGAGGTTACCCAGGAGCCCAAAGATGAAGAACAGGGAGTAAAGGACTGCAAGTGGCACACGGAGGGGAGGGTCATCAAACGAACATGGTATAGTCTGGtttgaggtggaggtggagatggtgAAAAGAGAGtagggaggggagagggaggtggCAGAGACGAAGGATGACGTGGAAATGGCAAGAGATGTAGGAGGGATGGGAATTGAGGAGTTAGATGATGCAGAGGCTGGTGGAGCAAAGGTTAAATAAGAGGCAGAAGATGAAGTGGTCATCGTGTATGACGGTTAATCATCAGGCTCTGagaaagaagggggaaaaaaaagttgagtcAGTTCATTGTTTCTCAcggagacaaaaaaagaggcagacagacttcaaaaaactaaaatgcCCAGACTGTAAAACTGCACGTGTGTATTTTATGACTAAGGCAAAGACAGATGAGTAATATGTGGGTTGTAGTTTAAAAGGTCACACATGTAATACTCAGTGTGGAATGAAAATTATAGTAATTCAGGTAATGCCGTGAAAAAGGTAGAGCACCCTACAAAAGAGGAGCTCCAGAAGGTACAtagtctgttttgttctgtctgtagCTCACAGGTTTAGATTTTACTGGTGGGAGCTTGAGACATGACTAGTATAATTCTTTGTGCCTATTTAACGCATAAAGTCCATTTCCATGGTCTTACAATAAAGCCAGGCAGCGTGAGTGCATGCTCATGCGTGGACACTCTTGCAAAGTCACTCTCTGACTGCTACACACAGATGTTTGAATTAAGGCAGAACACTCACCATCAATATTCTTTCCGTGGGAGATTGAGCACAGCTTCAGTTTAAAAATCTGGGAATGTGCAGAGAGGTGCGAGAGTACAGcagtccagtgtgtgtttttcctccatgaaactgtaatttgtttaaaaacttAAGTTACATATGTAATGATGTATTATACAACTACAGTTCTTGTCTTGTCTTGCCGTCTTTACCTTTCACTCCAGTCTTTGAATGAGTCATGTATCGTGCggtctcctcttctcttctctttcttctcacaTCCTTTTCAGAGTGCCTgctcctccccgtcctccttGCAGCAATCAGCCTGCCCTCACTCTTTTGTTCTATTAGTCCTTGTCctctctttctgtattttgtgGACTCTTCTGGGCTCTTGTCTGCCTGTCCTCTTGTCTCtgcctcttgttttctctctctccctatcaTTGCATCTCTGAGATCTTGCACCGCCTCAGTCAACATCCTCCACGCCCCCTTTTACGAGAAAAGTGCACAAAAATTACAGGAAGTGAgcccaccacaaacacacacattttcacccTATTTGTGGGCTTCATCTGTCATGCAGGTCCACTCAGTGCTTCTCCTACACTATCCCATCAATCTAAAATTACTTAAATTTGCAAGAATACTCTATTTAAACAGAATTTAATCCTCTAAGAGAGGTAGGGGTGTTTTCAATACTGCATGTACAGATTAATTACATTAGTTTTGTCTGCATATGATAAATGTGCAGTATGTCACCCCCAACCCCCTCTTAAGTATTGATTACATTCCCAAAAGCTTGTTTTTTAGCTTGCCCTCCTAGAATTTAAGTCTTGTTCCTGGAGAAAGTTTGCTTTTTAAACTGCATCTCTgaggtagacagacagagacagatagagcTTATAAACATCAATTGAGAGCTTTTGTTCTGGTCTTGGTGAGTCTTATCAGTGTTTTAAGATCTGTTAAGGTCTGTTCAAATATGatattaaataaactttaataaTTAAATCAAGTAAGTTATTTTATAAGGTTCCTGTTGAGTGATGCTTCCAAGAGGTTCCTCTGAACATCTTTATCTCTATCTTTATGAACCACTAATGCTATCCTGTAAAATGgctttatttacacacacagcatataTTTCTTACTCTCCTCCGCCTGCAATATTAATCCTATAGAAATCTGCTGCTTGTTCTTgttccctaaccctaaccctaaacctaaCACTCCCCACTTTCACCTTACTCTCTCTGTCAGTAATTCttgaacctttttttaatttctcttctaCTGTATGCTGTCATGAACATATAATTCCACTCTGTGCTCTGCAGTTCTCTGAACGCcaaaaagaaatcacacatttcACTGAGCGCTTATTATCCCTTGTGTGCTGACAAAATCCTGGGGCAGGAACTGTTTC
This genomic interval from Acanthopagrus latus isolate v.2019 chromosome 24, fAcaLat1.1, whole genome shotgun sequence contains the following:
- the LOC119015036 gene encoding probable G-protein coupled receptor 34 is translated as MTTSSSASYLTFAPPASASSNSSIPIPPTSLAISTSSFVSATSLSPPYSLFTISTSTSNQTIPCSFDDPPLRVPLAVLYSLFFIFGLLGNLFALWVFLFLHKSRNSVRVFLINCAVADLVLLACLPFRVFYHVNGNKWVLGSVACKIVGNLFYMNMYISITLLGLISLDRYLRINGKGRARRGMRMTLWGHSRPWSWVACSALWGLSLVALVPMIAMAEDKESSDKCFQYKQRNSKATGKAYFNAGLVALFWLVFTMLMVSYAKIALQLLRVSRDKPDLPNAQRYKRTAKKSFFVLFLFTVCFGPYHAFRPVYISAQLSGKEPCDYLHRVDRTNEVMLLLSAFNSCLDPVMYFLLSGSVRKTALKALGHHFGNRLLFLNDATSNSSTTEFRRPSVPMALPNTPSVTPRTSICVINSTLHRTGLTTVPPASQQ